In Gossypium arboreum isolate Shixiya-1 chromosome 5, ASM2569848v2, whole genome shotgun sequence, a single genomic region encodes these proteins:
- the LOC108451119 gene encoding probable disease resistance protein At4g27220 translates to MAENVAPPAVEIVTNQAKEYASPYLRYFFCYGEIVEDFKNQRKALKLRKQRVDTCVDEAKRQIQVIYDDVEDWLRSAEQELEETQNLEDEIDRIKCFKWCPQWGWRYCLSKKLAEKTPIISKLFETSNFAQVGYRRSLQGIEFIKSTDFMDSESSKSAFNQILEAIKAVNIIGLYGMPGVGKTTLAKEVGRHAREKKLFDKVVMFTMSQNPDINKIQHKVAAMFDLKFQTDIEDTRAEELWMRLKAEKDILIIVDDLWEEFKLESIGIPFGDDHKGCKILLTTRQQQVCSKMKCQKEIQLGILSKDEAWVLFRDQAGLDDDCSSLNEVAKEVAGECKGLPLAIVTVAKALKGESLGGWKAANQRFKDSRHLDNEEVLGGVLKPLKLSYDYLKKGNNQMTGNDIQMCFLLCSLFPEDFEIPIELLIMCGIGVGLFPNVYWIEDKRNEIGIALKKLQKSGLLLETDDTERIRMHDVVRDFAHWLTSTKENRFMVKDKLEKWPDMVESYESYTAIALWNCSSNIKFPDKVEFSKLKTLFLGGEDWNDLLVISSTFFEEMKALQVLYLKRFSLKGFHSLPNLKTLWCEDCKLENFSSSLTNIMRSLEILALVDTPIDEISEELVKLSTLKYLRLSSFGITEMEIPPKLVSRLTLLQELHVACYNNINLLELNSLSRLTALSLLLFTNQFPQEDFVFPKLQRYNIVVDDYVSYWMELTIRKLAIKNFSSSLSAFNNLFCNVEMLELDNVSGLKNIVPSIGKKVLNELTSLELLYCYDMEFLTDITRDQGPTNAFSNLVKLNIDNMVSLKGLCYGLSPSHHAIASFARLKVVRIQFCNKLKTIFSLYLAQSMLCIEELYICYCDGVEQVIGFAQEEEIIKNDSRLCCCPKLRILDIYGCRSLKYVCANTSTQGLQSLESVTISDCPQLMQIFKMEQNENGQDVVVLRTIAGQI, encoded by the exons ATGGCCGAAAATGTTGCCCCTCCTGCTGTCGAAATTGTGACAAACCAGGCAAAGGAGTACGCATCACCTTATCTCCGTTACTTTTTCTGTTATGGAGAGATTGTTGAAGATTTCAAGAATCAACGAAAGGCACTTAAATTGAGGAAACAGAGGGTGGACACTTGTGTCGATGAGGCTAAAAGGCAAATTCAGGTCATCTATGATGACGTTGAGGACTGGCTTAGAAGTGCTGAGCAAGAACTGGAAGAAACCCAGAACTTGGAAGATGAAATAGATCGCATCAAGTGTTTCAAATGGTGCCCTCAATGGGGCTGGCGATATTGCTTAAGTAAGAAACTGGCAGAGAAGACTCCTATTATCTCTAAACTTTTTGAGACTTCGAACTTTGCACAGGTGGGCTACCGTCGTTCTCTTCAAGGAATAGAGTTCATCAAATCCACGGATTTCATGGACTCTGAatcttcaaaatcagctttcaACCAGATCTTGGAGGCTATAAAAGCTGTCAACATAATCGGACTGTACGGAATGCCAGGAGTTGGTAAGACAACTTTAGCCAAAGAAGTTGGGAGGCATGCTCGAGAAAAAAAGCTCTTTGATAAAGTTGTGATGTTTACTATGTCCCAAAATCCAGACATCAACAAAATTCAACATAAAGTTGCAGCGATGtttgatttaaaatttcaaaCAGATATCGAAGACACAAGAGCAGAAGAGTTGTGGATGAGATTGAAAGCTGAGAAGGACATCCTCATAATTGTCGACGACCTCTGGGAAGAATTCAAATTGGAGAGTATCGGAATTCCATTCGGTGATGACCACAAGGGTTGTAAAATTCTTCTGACTACACGTCAACAGCAAGTCTGCAGTAAAATGAAGTGTCAGAAGGAAATTCAACTTGGCATCTTATCCAAAGACGAAGCATGGGTTTTATTTCGAGATCAAGCTGGTTTAGATGATGACTGTTCCTCCTTGAATGAGGTAGCCAAAGAGGTTGCTGGTGAATGCAAGGGATTGCCTCTTGCAATTGTTACCGTGGCAAAAGCTCTAAAAGGTGAGAGTTTAGGTGGGTGGAAAGCCGCAAACCAGAGATTCAAGGACTCAAGACATTTGGATAATGAAGAAGTTCTCGGAGGTGTCCTCAAGCCTCTTAAGCTTAGCTACGATTATTTGAAGAAAGGCAATAACCAAATGACGGGAAATGACATCCAAATGTGTTTCTTACTGTGTTCCCTTTTTCCTGAAGATTTTGAAATTCCTATTGAGTTATTGATTATGTGCGGAATTGGAGTAGGATTGTTCCCTAATGTTTACTggattgaagataaaaggaatGAAATTGGTATAGCTCTAAAAAAACTCCAAAAATCTGGCCTGTTATTGGAAACTGATGATACAGAAAGGATAAGAATGCATGATGTGGTTAGAGATTTTGCTCATTGGCTAACATCAACCAAAGAAAATAGGTTTATGGTAAAAGATAAGTTGGAAAAATGGCCTGATATGGTTGAAAGTTATGAAAGTTATACTGCAATCGCTTTATGGAATTGTAGTAGTAACATAAAATTTCCTGACAAAGTGGAATTTTCAAAGCTCAAGACTTTGTTTCTTGGGGGGGAGGATTGGAATGATTTACTAGTGATTTCCAGTACATTTTTTGAAGAAATGAAAGCCCTTCAAGTTCTATATCTCAAACGTTTCTCACTAAAAGGATTCCATTCCTTACCAAATCTTAAAACTTTGTGGTGTGAGGATTGCAAGCTGGAAAACTTCTCATCCTCATTGACAAATATCATGAGAAGCCTTGAGATTCTTGCATTGGTTGACACTCCGATTGATGAGATAAGTGAAGAATTAGTGAAATTGTCCACACTGAAATATTTACGGCTTTCTAGTTTTGGAATTACAGAAATGGAAATTCCGCCCAAGTTGGTATCAAG GTTGACGTTACTGCAAGAGTTACATGTGGCATGCTACAACAATATCAATTTATTGGAGTTGAACTCATTGTCTCGTTTAACTGCACTATCACTTCTCCTTTTTACTAATCAATTTCCTCAAGAAGATTTTGTATTCCCTAAACTACAGAGGTACAATATAGTTGTAGATGATTATGTTAGCTATTGGATGGAGCTAACCATTAGAAAATTGGCAATTAAAAACTTCTCATCCTCATTGAGTGCATTTAACAATTTATTTTGCAATGTGGAAATGTTGGAGTTAGATAATGTTAGTGGACTGAAGAACATTGTGCCAAGCATAGGAAAAAAGGTACTAAATGAGTTGACTTCTCTGGAGCTTCTTTATTGCTATGATATGGAATTTTTGACTGATATAACAAGAGATCAAGGGCCAACTAATGCGTTCTCTAATTTGGTGAAATTAAATATAGATAACATGGTTTCTTTGAAAGGGTTGTGCTATGGTCTTTCTCCATCTCATCATGCAATTGCTAGCTTCGCAAGACTAAAGGTTGTGAGAATTCAATTTTGCAATAAACTGAAGACAATCTTCTCACTTTACCTTGCTCAGAGTATGTTGTGTATAGAAGAGCTCTACATATGTTACTGCGATGGAGTAGAGCAAGTAATTGGTTTTGCCCAGGAAGAAGAAATTATTAAG AATGACTCTCGTCTTTGTTGCTGCCCCAAATTGAGAATTCTTGATATATACGGTTgcagaagtttaaaatatgtttgTGCAAACACTTCGACTCAAGGGCTTCAATCATTGGAATCTGTCACCATAAGTGATTGTCCTCAACTTATGCAAATATTCAAGATGGAACAAAATGAGAATGGGCAAGATGTTGTGGTTCTCAG AACCATTGCTGGccaaatttga